One segment of Ziziphus jujuba cultivar Dongzao chromosome 12, ASM3175591v1 DNA contains the following:
- the LOC107429039 gene encoding cytochrome P450 85A, giving the protein MAVLVLVFGFSLLMFVCFALLKWNEIRFHRKGLPPGTMGWPVFGETTEFLKFGPDFMKNQKARYGNVFKSHILGCPTIVSMDPELNRFILLNEGKGLVPGYPQSMLEMLGKFNIGALHGSAHKHIRGSLLSLVGPPAIKDQLLSKINKFMSSFLLDWDGETIDIQEKTNKMTFLTSFKQIVESESDRIYEALKPEFDKLLLGTFSLPINIPGTNYYQGLQGRKEIEKILRQIMEERRGSITHNKDMLDQILKDEKSKFSLTDEEIIDQMITILFAGYETVSTTSMMAIKYLHDNPKALQELREEHLAIRRRKGAEDHIDWDDLKSMSFTHCVILETSRLASVVNGVLRKTTANLEMNGFVFPKGWKIYVYTREINYDPFLYPQPFSFDPWRWLDKSLENHKYCFIFGGGSRLCPGKELGIVQISIFLHYFVTRYRWEEVGKNEILKFPRVEARNGLYIKVSKY; this is encoded by the exons ATGGCAGTCTTGGTTCtggtttttgggttttctttgcTAATGTTTGTCTGTTTTGCTTTGTTGAAATGGAATGAGATAAGATTCCATAGAAAAGGCTTGCCTCCAGGGACAATGGGATGGCCAGTTTTTGGTGAGACAACAGAGTTTCTTAAATTTGGACCAGATTTCATGAAGAACCAGAAAGCAAG ATATGGGAATGTGTTCAAATCACATATACTGGGGTGTCCTACAATAGTTTCAATGGATCCAGAGCTAAACAGATTTATACTTCTGAATGAAGGAAAAGGACTTGTTCCTGGTTATCCACAGTCTATGCTTGAAATGTTAGGCAAATTCAACATTGGTGCTTTGCATGGTTCTGCTCACAAACATATTAGAGGCTCATTGTTATCCCTTGTTGGTCCTCCTGCCATTAAAGACCAGCTTTTATCTAAAATCAACAAGTTTATGAGTTCTTTTCTCCTTGACTGGGATGGCGAAACCATTGACATTCAAGAAAAAACTAATAag ATGACATTCTTGACATCCTTCAAGCAGATTGTGGAAAGTGAATCAGATAGAATCTATGAGGCTTTAAAACCAGAGTTTGATAAGCTTTTACTAGGAACTTTTTCATTGCCTATAAACATTCCTGGCACAAATTACTATCAGGGATTAcag GGAAGGAAAGAGATAGAGAAAATTTTGAGACAGATTATGGAGGAGAGAAGAGGTTCAATAACCCATAATAAGGACATGCTTGATCAGATTCTAAAGGATGAAAAGTCCAAATTCAGTCTTACTGATGAAGAAATAATTGACCAGATGATCACAATTCTGTTTGCTGGTTATGAAACTGTGTCAACTACTTCAATGATGGCAATTAAGTATCTTCATGACAATCCAAAAGCTCTTCAAGAACTTAGA GAAGAGCACTTGGCCATTAGAAGAAGGAAAGGAGCAGAGGATCATATTGATTGGGATGATTTGAAGTCCATGAGTTTTACTCATTGT GTGATTTTGGAAACATCAAGGTTAGCTTCTGTTGTTAATGGGGTGCTAAGAAAAACAACTGCAAATTTGGAAATGAATG gatttgtttttccaaaaggatggaaaatatatgtgtatacaagGGAGATCAACTATGACCCATTTCTTTATCCACAACCTTTTTCATTTGATCCTTGGAGATGGCTG gACAAGAGCTTGGAAAATCATAAGTATTGTTTCATATTTGGAGGAGGAAGCAGGCTGTGTCCCGGAAAGGAATTGGGCATTGTTCAGATTTCAATATTTCTTCACTACTTTGTTACAAGATACAG ATGGGAGGAAGTTGGAAAAAATGAGATTTTGAAGTTCCCAAGAGTTGAAGCACGAAATGGATTGTATATAAAAGTATCTAAGTATTAA
- the LOC107429083 gene encoding probable UDP-arabinopyranose mutase 1, with amino-acid sequence MASVKPIPILKDELDIVIPTIRNLDFLEMWRPFFEQYHLIIVQDGDPSKTIKVPEGFDYELYNRNDINRILGPKSSCISFKDSACRCFGYMVSKKKYIYTIDDDCFVAKDPSGKEINALQQHIKNLLSPSTPFFFNTLYDPYTEGADFVRGYPFSLREGAPTAVSHGLWLNIPDYDAPTQLVKPLERNTRYVDAVLTIPKGTLFPMCGMNLAFNRELIGPAMYFGLMGDGQPIGRYDDMWAGWCVKVICDHLGYGVKTGLPYIWHSKASNPFVNLKKEYNGIFWQEEAIPFFQSVVLPKECTTVQKCYIELSKQVKEKLGKVDPYFNKLGDAMVTWIEAWDDLNPTGSNSEKIPNGPITK; translated from the exons ATGGCTTCGGTGAAACCCATTCCAATTCTGAAAGATGAGCTCGACATCGTGATCCCCACGATCCGTAACCTGGATTTCTTGGAGATGTGGAGGCCGTTCTTCGAGCAGTATCACTTAATCATTGTTCAGGATGGTGACCCATCGAAGACCATCAAGGTCCCTGAAGGCTTTGACTACGAGCTCTACAACAGGAATGACATCAATCGGATTTTGGGTCCCAAGTCTTCTTGCATTTCGTTCAAGGACTCTGCTTGTCGCTGCTTTGGCTACATGGTTTCCAAGAAGAAGTATATCTACACAATTGATGACGATTGCTTT GTTGCTAAAGATCCATCTGGGAAAGAGATCAATGCTCTTCAGCAGCATATAAAGAATCTCCTATCTCCATCCACACCATTCTTTTTCAATACCCTTTATGATCCATACACAGAAGGTGCAGATTTTGTCCGCGGATATCCTTTCAGTCTCCGTGAGGGTGCACCTACTGCTGTTTCTCATGGCCTCTGGCTCAATATCCCTGACTATGATGCTCCCACCCAACTTGTCAAGCCTTTGGAGAGAAATACCAG GTATGTTGATGCAGTTTTGACAATACCCAAGGGAACTCTATTCCCCATGTGTGGTATGAATCTAGCATTCAACCGTGAACTTATTGGACCGGCAATGTACTTTGGACTCATGGGTGATGGTCAGCCAATTGGGCGATACGATGATATGTGGGCTGGCTGGTGTGTGAAG GTTATATGTGACCATCTGGGATATGGAGTAAAGACAGGTCTACCCTACATATGGCACAGCAAAGCCAGCAACCCATTTGTGAATCTTAAGAAAGAGTACAATGGTATCTTCTGGCAAGAAGAAGCAATCCCATTCTTCCAGTCTGTTGTCCTTCCAAAAGAATGCACTACTGTCCAGAAATGCTACATTGAACTTTCCAAGCAAGTCAAGGAAAAGCTTGGAAAAGTTGATCCCTATTTCAACAAGTTAGGAGACGCCATGGTTACTTGGATTGAGGCTTGGGATGACCTTAACCCAACTGGAAGCAACTCTGAAAAGATACCCAATGGCCCTATTACGAAGTAG